One Coleofasciculus sp. FACHB-T130 genomic window, AAAAACTGTACCGGGAGAAATCGTCTGAGTGACTTTGGCTGGGAATCGAGAAGTTCCGCGACGGCTTCGCACTTCCACCCAGTCATTCTCCTGAATCGCCAACTTCGCAGCATCGCGGGGATGAATCTCAATGAACGGTTGCGGATGCATTTGGCGGATTTTTGCAATCCGTCCGGTACGAGTTTGCGTGTGCCAGTGCCCGTACAGCCTGCCCGTCGTCAGCACAAAGGGGAAGTTTGGATCGGGGGGTTCTGCGAGTCCCCGCGAGTGCTTGGCAACAAAACGCGCCCGTCCATCCGGTGTCGAGAAGCGCAAGTCAGTGTAAAGCCTTTTAGGAGTGCTGTGGGAAGATTTTCCCGGTTCCTTTTTAATGTTTAATTTTTCCTTTTTAAGGGGTTCGGGCCATTGAATCGGGCCTTCTTTTTTCAAACGTTCGTGACTAATGCCCGTTTGGTCGCAGAGGCGATCGCGGGTTAGCTGCACAAATTCATCATAAATTTCCGATGAGTGAGTATAAGCAAACTGTTCGGGATATCCCAACCGACGACCCACTTCTGCAAAGATTTCCCAATCTGCCCTCGCCTCCCCCAAAGCTTTGCGGAAAGCTGGACACAGGGTGACGACTCTTTCAGAGTTTGTCATCGTCCCCGTTTTTTCGCCCCACTGCGCCGCCGGGAGTAGAACGTGAGCAAAAGCAGCGGTTTCCGTGGGATAGTAGGCGTCTTGATAGACCGTAAAAGGCGATCGCTTTAGCGCCGCTTTCGTTCGTTCCAGGTCTGGCATACTTACCGCCGGGTTCGTCGCTGCAATCCAGAGAAACTCTACCTCTCCCGTCTCTAGTCCGGTGATAATTTCCCAAGCGCTGCGACCGGGAACCGGCGAAATCTTCCCAGCGGGAAGCTTCCAAAACTGCTCAACTTCGGTTCTCTGCTGGTTATCCTTGACTAAACGATATCCGGGCAACAAATGAGCCAAACCCCCTACTTCCCGTCCCCCCATCGCGTTGGGTTGACCCGTCAGGGAAAAAGGGCCGCTTCCGGGTTTGCCAATTTGACCCGTTATCAGGTGCAAGTTGATCAAGCTGGAGACTTTCGCAGTTCCTTCGGAAGATTGGTTCAAACCCATCGTCCACATAGAGAGGACTCGGTTAGAATCAGCCCACATTTTGGCAACGGTTATCAACTCATCTACGGAAATGCCGCAGCGTTCGGCGACCGCTTCCGGTGGATAGTGTTGAATCACCTCAGCGTAGGTGGAAAAGCCTGCGGTGCAATCCTCAATGAATTCAACATTCATCTTGCCCCATCGTAGAAGCAAATGAGCGATGCCATTGAGTAAATCGATATCCGTACCGGGTCGAATGGCTAGATGCAAATCAGCTGCTTCGGCGGTGGTGGTGCGACGCGGATCGACCACAATCATTTTGACGTGATGGTTCTGTTTATGGTGTTTCCGCAGCCGATTGAAGATAATCGGGTGACACTCTGCGGTGTTGCTACCGATGATAAACGCACAGTCGGTGAGTTCTAAATCTTCGTAGCAACAAGGCGGACCATCCGAACCCAGGCTGTAAAAATACGCCGCCGTGGCGGAAGACATACACAGGCGCGAGTTGGTATCAAAGTTATTCGTGCCCAAGATTCCTTTAAAAAGCTTTTGGGCAAGGTAGTAGTCTTCCGTCAGGAACTGACCCGAACCATAGAGACATAAGGCATCTGGGCCAGTGGAGTTCAGGATGGAACCCATGCGACTGACAATTGCATCTAAGGCTTCCTCCCAGGAAGCGCGACGGAAGGGTGCATCCAAAGAGTCGCGCATCATCGGGTAGAGGAGACGGTTTTTATCAATCGATTCTGAAACCGTCGCTCCTTTGACACATACCATACCTTGACTGGAGGGATGAGAGCGATCGCCTCGCACTTTCCAGATCGGATTTCCTTGACTATCTCGATTGGTCTCCCGATTTGCAGCCGCAGGCGGCGAAACTTCTAAGCCACAGCCAACGCCACAGTAGGGGCAGAGGGTTTTTGTTGAGTCACTCATGGCATTCGTTATTAGTCATGGGTCATGGATCATGGGTCATTAGTCATCGGTCATCGGTCATGCGTAATTAGCAAGTGACTAATGACGCATGACTAACGACTAACGGCAATCTCTGCTTCTAGCTTTTCTTGTGGCTGCTTGGGGATTGCCCCAAAATGTTCGATTAGCAAGTCTCTCACCACTGACTTGAGATCCTCGCAAGGAACCTTTTTCATAATCTCTTTGCCAAGGTGTGCATCTTTCCCGACCTTGCCACCCATCCAAATATCCACCGCTTCTACGGTTTGACCATCTTTGCGCGTCTTTGTACCGATGAAGCCAATATCTGCAACTTGTGGTTGACCGCAGGAATTTGGGCAACCTGTCCAGTGAATGCGAACCGGATGCGGTTGAATTAACTCTTCCTCCAGTTCCTGAATCAAGGCAAGCGCCCGGTTTTTCGTTTCAATCAGCGCAAAGCCGCAAAACTCGCTACCTGTGCAAGAAACTAGCCCCCGATTCAAGATGGCTGGATCGATAGACAACCGTTCTTGAAGCAGTGGTTCTTCTAAGAAGGGACTTAAGCGCGTGTCGGGGATATTGGGGATAATCAAATTTTGTTCGACAGTCAGACGAATCTCCCCGCCGCCATAAACTTCCGCCATTCGCGCAAGTTCAAACATTTCATGGGCATACAAGCGACCGACAGGGACGTGCAAACCGACGTAGTTCAGTCCGGGTTGCTTTTGAGGATAAACGCCAATATGGTCGCGCTTGTCCCAGTCAATTTCATCTTTTTCAGCCGCCGATTCCAGCGAATGCCCTAGTTGTTTTTCGACTTCCGCCCGAAACTTTTCAACGCCCCAGCCCTCAATCAGGTACATAATCCGGGACTTTAGCCGATTCTCGCGGGGACCATTATCCCGGAAAACCTCCAGCATTGCCTTACTTAAAGAGACAGCCTCTTCAGGAGGAATCCAAACATCGAGAGGAATGGCTTCTACATACTGATTCGGCGCAAAGTAGCCGCCGACGATGACGTTAAATCCAATGGTGTGGTTTTTGTATGCGGGGATAAAGGCAAGGTCGTTGATTTCGGCATGAACGGAGTTGTCCCGACCCCCGGCAACGGCAATGTTAAATTTTCGGGGTAGGTTGCTGAGTTCGGGATTGCCCTCACCGTTATTGGTAATCATGTCCTGAAGGCTGCGGACGATCCCCCGCGTATCAATTAATTCAGCCGCATCAATGCCTGCAACTGGCGAACCCGTGATGTTCCGAACGTTGTCCATTCCCGATTGAATGCAAGTCAGACCGGCTTTTAACAAACGGTTGAATATCTCTGGGATATCCTCAATCCGAATCCCTCGCAATTGGAAATTTTGTCGGGTGGTAATGTCGGCATTTCCCTGGTTTTGAAATCCCGAACCCGTGCAGTAGCGTTGCACGATTTCAGCCAGTACTCGCATCTGAGTGCTGGTCAAAATGCCGTTGGGTATCCGCATTCGCATCATGAACTTGCCGGGTGTCACCGTGCGATGGAAAAAACCCAACCACTTTAGCCCTTGGTTCCGGTCAAAGTCGTCCATCGCCTCCCAGCCAATTTCTGCAAAATGCTCCAGTTCTTGCTTCAGCAATAGGGGATGTTTTACAGCTTTGGCTTTTTCAATCTTATTTAGTTTTTCTGTAGGCTT contains:
- a CDS encoding nitrate reductase produces the protein MSDSTKTLCPYCGVGCGLEVSPPAAANRETNRDSQGNPIWKVRGDRSHPSSQGMVCVKGATVSESIDKNRLLYPMMRDSLDAPFRRASWEEALDAIVSRMGSILNSTGPDALCLYGSGQFLTEDYYLAQKLFKGILGTNNFDTNSRLCMSSATAAYFYSLGSDGPPCCYEDLELTDCAFIIGSNTAECHPIIFNRLRKHHKQNHHVKMIVVDPRRTTTAEAADLHLAIRPGTDIDLLNGIAHLLLRWGKMNVEFIEDCTAGFSTYAEVIQHYPPEAVAERCGISVDELITVAKMWADSNRVLSMWTMGLNQSSEGTAKVSSLINLHLITGQIGKPGSGPFSLTGQPNAMGGREVGGLAHLLPGYRLVKDNQQRTEVEQFWKLPAGKISPVPGRSAWEIITGLETGEVEFLWIAATNPAVSMPDLERTKAALKRSPFTVYQDAYYPTETAAFAHVLLPAAQWGEKTGTMTNSERVVTLCPAFRKALGEARADWEIFAEVGRRLGYPEQFAYTHSSEIYDEFVQLTRDRLCDQTGISHERLKKEGPIQWPEPLKKEKLNIKKEPGKSSHSTPKRLYTDLRFSTPDGRARFVAKHSRGLAEPPDPNFPFVLTTGRLYGHWHTQTRTGRIAKIRQMHPQPFIEIHPRDAAKLAIQENDWVEVRSRRGTSRFPAKVTQTISPGTVFVPIHWGDLWADDAEANTLTHSASCPDSLQPELKACAVQLVPIAAHLISEECLLPETQSKALSSPLPV
- a CDS encoding ferredoxin--nitrite reductase; this encodes MTNVTTPTEAIKATKPTEKLNKIEKAKAVKHPLLLKQELEHFAEIGWEAMDDFDRNQGLKWLGFFHRTVTPGKFMMRMRIPNGILTSTQMRVLAEIVQRYCTGSGFQNQGNADITTRQNFQLRGIRIEDIPEIFNRLLKAGLTCIQSGMDNVRNITGSPVAGIDAAELIDTRGIVRSLQDMITNNGEGNPELSNLPRKFNIAVAGGRDNSVHAEINDLAFIPAYKNHTIGFNVIVGGYFAPNQYVEAIPLDVWIPPEEAVSLSKAMLEVFRDNGPRENRLKSRIMYLIEGWGVEKFRAEVEKQLGHSLESAAEKDEIDWDKRDHIGVYPQKQPGLNYVGLHVPVGRLYAHEMFELARMAEVYGGGEIRLTVEQNLIIPNIPDTRLSPFLEEPLLQERLSIDPAILNRGLVSCTGSEFCGFALIETKNRALALIQELEEELIQPHPVRIHWTGCPNSCGQPQVADIGFIGTKTRKDGQTVEAVDIWMGGKVGKDAHLGKEIMKKVPCEDLKSVVRDLLIEHFGAIPKQPQEKLEAEIAVSR